In the Anastrepha obliqua isolate idAnaObli1 chromosome 1, idAnaObli1_1.0, whole genome shotgun sequence genome, one interval contains:
- the LOC129236579 gene encoding sterile alpha motif domain-containing protein 5-like gives MAVSNIVCEWLRALGLAQYAESFLDNGYDDLEICKQVGDPDLDAIGVENPMHRHKLLKSIRQLREKGAASVYFMLNDPSSLSGSMEILCETPPNELDLVLREQLETDGIRLTAHPYSTPVSYLTKSVYEYRNDESDAMLRWVFHEK, from the exons ATGGCCGTCAGCAACATCGTCTGTGAGTGGCTGCGCGCCCTTGGCCTAGCTCAGTATGCCGAGAGCTTTCTGGATAATGGCTATGATGATTTGGAGATTTGCAAACAGGTCGGTGATCCCGATTTGGATGCCATTGGCGTGGAAAATCCGATGCATCGTCATAAATTGTTGAAAAGCATACGACAGTTGCGTGAAAAGGGTGCCGCTTCCGTTTACTTTATGTTGAACGATCCGAGCTCGCTGTCGGGCAGCATGGAGATTCTTTGTGAAACGCCACCAAATGAGTTGGATTTGGTGTTACGCGAGCAACTGGAAACCGATGGCATACGCTTGACCGCACATCCATACTCCACACCG gTCTCCTACCTTACTAAGTCTGTATATGAATATAGAAATGATGAGAGCGATGCTATGTTACGCTGGGTTTTTCATGAAAAGTGA